A genomic window from Ignavibacteria bacterium includes:
- a CDS encoding DUF4126 domain-containing protein — MGICLGLGLAASCGFRVFVPLLISNIASLTGIVNIGGGFEWMGSWPAFAIFLTATIAEIGAYYIPVLDNALDTISVPLAAIAGTLLSVTFITDVPPMVQWTLGIIVGGGSAAVIKSGASMARLKSTAFTAGWANWLIATFEHITSFVMSVLTVLIPVVMGVIALGVLGYFGWRLSKKKNHDSRIKR, encoded by the coding sequence ATCGGTATTTGTCTCGGTTTAGGGCTCGCAGCAAGCTGCGGCTTCCGCGTATTTGTGCCGCTTTTGATAAGCAACATTGCCTCATTAACAGGCATTGTGAATATCGGCGGGGGATTTGAATGGATGGGTTCATGGCCGGCGTTCGCAATATTTTTGACCGCAACTATTGCGGAAATTGGCGCCTATTACATTCCTGTGCTTGATAATGCGCTCGATACAATTTCAGTCCCGCTTGCGGCAATTGCAGGTACACTGCTTTCGGTAACATTCATAACCGATGTGCCGCCGATGGTGCAGTGGACACTTGGTATTATAGTAGGCGGCGGCTCAGCCGCAGTGATAAAAAGCGGCGCAAGCATGGCTCGTTTGAAATCAACTGCTTTCACAGCCGGGTGGGCAAACTGGCTAATAGCGACATTTGAACATATAACATCGTTCGTTATGAGTGTGCTTACTGTGTTGATACCGGTTGTAATGGGTGTAATAGCTCTTGGTGTACTTGGATACTTTGGCTGGAGGCTTAGTAAAAAGAAGAACCATGATTCAAGGATTAAAAGATGA
- a CDS encoding caspase family protein has protein sequence MKKFILLLVLLPLFVNCSKLNELTSRDSKQKKTGNTVITSDIKPGENTYGVIAGVLEWKDPGFSPFSSRNRKDKELYTLLKSQGMKPKNVKLLIDNESTVDAMKTAVLDALEKAPEGSEFIFYYAGHGVKDDDSKIYFASYDITTGKYKSTGFDVSWLGDAVRDKFKGRLVWLLADCCYSGALLDEAERISSVGKNVIVLTSAASCNISTANWTFTQSIIDCLSGLPLADRNNDGIISISETGTELGDAMKYRERQMCGFKLFGVDETSALSKSTGKIGTGNSDFRVGSYFMAPKGNDLAAVRILNADNNKIECEFYDYSDKSTETFNKSELQPIHFVSFSNGDKIKVSWEGKWYDAEIKRSENDFYYIKYDGYEDFWNEWVAYDRIRTGKEKTVQVESKGSWYPAEVLEEKDGKYFIRYNNYSYVWDEWVGKERIKFWAK, from the coding sequence ATGAAAAAATTTATATTACTTCTCGTTCTGCTTCCATTGTTCGTTAACTGCTCAAAGTTAAACGAGCTTACTTCCCGCGATTCGAAGCAAAAGAAAACCGGCAATACCGTTATCACTTCCGATATAAAGCCCGGTGAAAATACATATGGTGTAATAGCAGGCGTGCTGGAGTGGAAGGACCCGGGATTTTCGCCATTCAGCAGCCGCAACAGGAAAGATAAAGAGCTGTATACGCTGCTTAAATCACAGGGTATGAAGCCCAAAAATGTAAAGCTGCTTATAGATAACGAATCAACAGTTGATGCCATGAAAACTGCTGTGCTGGATGCGCTTGAAAAAGCGCCGGAAGGTTCAGAGTTTATTTTTTATTATGCCGGTCACGGTGTAAAAGATGATGACAGCAAGATATATTTCGCAAGCTATGATATCACAACAGGGAAATATAAAAGCACGGGTTTTGATGTAAGCTGGCTTGGTGATGCTGTACGCGATAAATTCAAAGGCAGGCTTGTTTGGCTGCTGGCTGACTGCTGTTACTCGGGTGCGCTGCTTGATGAAGCGGAGAGGATAAGCTCCGTGGGTAAGAATGTAATTGTGTTAACTTCAGCGGCATCGTGTAATATATCAACTGCCAACTGGACTTTTACACAATCAATAATTGATTGCCTTTCGGGGCTGCCCTTAGCCGACAGGAACAATGACGGAATAATTTCGATCAGTGAAACCGGCACTGAGCTTGGCGATGCGATGAAATACCGCGAAAGGCAGATGTGCGGTTTTAAGCTGTTCGGGGTAGATGAAACAAGCGCATTATCAAAATCAACCGGCAAAATTGGAACCGGGAACTCAGATTTCCGTGTTGGTTCATATTTTATGGCGCCAAAAGGCAATGATTTGGCAGCAGTAAGAATATTAAATGCGGATAACAACAAAATTGAATGTGAATTCTATGATTACAGCGATAAATCCACGGAAACATTTAACAAAAGCGAGCTGCAGCCGATACACTTCGTGAGCTTTTCTAACGGTGATAAGATAAAGGTTTCATGGGAAGGCAAGTGGTATGATGCGGAAATAAAAAGATCTGAAAATGACTTCTATTATATCAAGTATGATGGCTACGAGGATTTCTGGAATGAGTGGGTTGCTTATGACAGGATCAGAACAGGGAAGGAAAAAACTGTACAGGTGGAATCAAAGGGCTCATGGTATCCCGCGGAAGTGCTTGAAGAAAAAGACGGGAAGTATTTTATCCGCTACAATAATTACAGCTATGTTTGGGATGAATGGGTTGGTAAAGAAAGAATAAAATTCTGGGCAAAGTGA
- a CDS encoding DUF1361 domain-containing protein produces MSSFISNLRENNRLSVTVILAMSCLLSVSIEAFRVYYSGYNTYLFLIWNLFLAILPYVISTLFLLYYKKINSLLLTGIILSVWLLLFPNAPYIVTDFFHLDKKAGIPYWYDLGMILSFAWNGLILGFISLYDIQTALARKYNAFKGWAFAIFSLVLGSFGIYLGRYERFNSWDVLTNPVELFVDIANRFIHPMQHPRTMLMTILFSVVLIFGYVTLVMMFKPGRAEK; encoded by the coding sequence ATGTCATCATTTATCAGCAATTTACGGGAAAATAACAGGCTAAGTGTAACTGTTATTCTGGCAATGTCATGCCTTTTAAGCGTATCAATTGAAGCCTTCAGGGTATACTACTCAGGCTACAATACTTATTTATTTCTGATCTGGAATTTATTCCTTGCCATTTTACCGTATGTGATAAGTACATTGTTCCTGCTGTATTATAAGAAGATAAATTCACTGCTGCTTACGGGAATAATTCTTTCAGTGTGGCTGCTGCTTTTCCCCAATGCGCCCTATATTGTAACAGATTTTTTTCACCTCGATAAAAAAGCAGGAATACCATACTGGTATGACCTTGGAATGATACTTTCATTTGCGTGGAACGGTTTGATACTTGGATTCATTTCTCTTTATGATATTCAAACCGCATTAGCCAGAAAGTATAACGCTTTTAAAGGCTGGGCGTTCGCCATATTTTCGCTGGTGCTGGGCAGCTTCGGAATATATCTCGGCAGGTATGAGCGTTTTAACAGCTGGGATGTGTTAACAAATCCGGTGGAGCTGTTTGTTGATATAGCAAACCGTTTTATTCACCCAATGCAGCATCCGCGCACAATGCTGATGACAATATTATTTTCTGTAGTCCTGATCTTTGGATATGTAACACTGGTTATGATGTTTAAGCCTGGGCGAGCAGAAAAATAA
- a CDS encoding PAAR domain-containing protein: MYAAVGDIARCQEDSHGCTGCPHTVKGPITTGSPTIKVRNKPAARMGDTGIHKSPNSCCGQNTFTIIEGDPTVLIDGTPAARIMDMTQHCGGVGRILDYGD, from the coding sequence ATGTATGCCGCAGTTGGAGATATTGCCAGGTGCCAGGAAGATTCCCACGGCTGTACCGGATGTCCGCATACGGTTAAAGGACCCATTACTACAGGCAGCCCAACAATTAAAGTAAGGAATAAGCCTGCGGCAAGGATGGGAGATACAGGAATTCATAAAAGTCCTAACTCATGCTGCGGGCAAAATACATTTACCATAATAGAAGGTGACCCCACTGTTCTTATTGACGGCACACCTGCAGCCAGGATCATGGATATGACACAGCATTGCGGCGGTGTTGGCAGGATCCTGGATTATGGAGATTGA